In a genomic window of Comamonadaceae bacterium OTU4NAUVB1:
- a CDS encoding NAD(P) transhydrogenase subunit alpha: MDPVSPTVINLIIFVLAIYVGYHVVWTVTPALHTPLMAVTNAISAIVIVGAMLAAALTVTPLGKTMGVLAVALAAVNVFGGFLVTRRMLAMFRKKERKAPAAAAAAGAKGDAS, from the coding sequence ATGGACCCCGTATCCCCCACCGTCATCAACCTGATCATCTTCGTGCTGGCCATCTACGTGGGCTACCACGTGGTGTGGACGGTCACCCCGGCGCTGCACACGCCGCTCATGGCGGTGACCAACGCCATCTCGGCCATCGTCATCGTGGGGGCCATGCTGGCCGCGGCGCTGACGGTCACGCCGCTGGGCAAGACCATGGGCGTGCTGGCCGTGGCGCTGGCGGCGGTCAACGTCTTCGGCGGCTTCCTGGTCACGCGCCGGATGCTGGCGATGTTCAGGAAGAAGGAGCGCAAGGCGCCCGCCGCAGCCGCTGCCGCCGGCGCGAAGGGAGACGCCTCGTGA
- a CDS encoding Re/Si-specific NAD(P)(+) transhydrogenase subunit alpha: MQIGVPAETAAGETRVAVTPETAKKLVAQGHAVRVASGAGVAASVPDAAYEAVRATLTDAAGAFGAEVVLKVRPPSGAELGLMRRGAVLVGMLEPFDAPGLARLAEAGVSAFALEAAPRTTRAQSMDVLSSQANIAGYKAVMIAADRYQRFFPMLMTAAGTVKAARVVVLGVGVAGLQAIATAKRLGAVIEASDVRPSVKEQVESLGGRFIEVAYDTPEEKEAAVGVGGYAKPMPPSWLARQQVEVAKRVAAADIVIATALIPGRAAPTLVTEAMVKSMKPGSVIVDIAAGKGPGGVGGNCPLSEADRTVVRHGVTIVGETNLAALVAADASALYARNVLDFLKLILGKDGGVVIDLEDDIVAACRVAQDGQVTRK; this comes from the coding sequence ATGCAGATAGGCGTACCTGCCGAGACGGCAGCGGGCGAGACCCGGGTGGCGGTGACGCCGGAGACGGCGAAGAAGCTGGTGGCGCAGGGCCACGCGGTGCGGGTGGCCTCGGGCGCGGGCGTGGCCGCGAGCGTGCCCGATGCGGCCTACGAGGCCGTGAGGGCGACGCTCACGGACGCGGCGGGCGCCTTCGGGGCCGAGGTGGTGCTGAAGGTGCGGCCCCCCTCGGGCGCGGAGCTGGGACTGATGCGGCGCGGCGCGGTGCTCGTGGGCATGCTCGAGCCGTTCGACGCACCCGGGCTGGCGCGCCTGGCCGAGGCGGGGGTGAGCGCCTTCGCGCTGGAGGCGGCGCCGCGCACGACGCGCGCGCAGAGCATGGACGTGCTGTCCTCGCAGGCCAACATCGCCGGCTACAAGGCCGTGATGATCGCGGCCGACCGCTACCAGCGCTTCTTCCCGATGCTCATGACGGCCGCGGGCACGGTCAAGGCCGCCCGGGTGGTGGTCCTGGGGGTGGGGGTGGCGGGGCTGCAGGCCATCGCCACGGCCAAGCGCCTGGGCGCGGTGATCGAGGCGTCGGACGTGCGCCCGAGCGTGAAGGAGCAGGTCGAGTCGCTCGGCGGCAGGTTCATCGAGGTGGCCTACGACACGCCCGAGGAAAAGGAAGCGGCCGTCGGCGTGGGCGGCTATGCCAAGCCGATGCCCCCGAGCTGGCTCGCGCGTCAGCAGGTGGAGGTCGCCAAGCGCGTGGCGGCGGCCGACATCGTCATCGCCACTGCGCTCATCCCCGGGCGGGCGGCACCGACGCTCGTCACCGAGGCGATGGTCAAGTCGATGAAGCCCGGCTCGGTGATCGTCGACATCGCCGCGGGCAAGGGCCCTGGCGGCGTGGGCGGCAACTGTCCGCTGTCCGAAGCCGACCGCACGGTGGTCAGGCACGGCGTGACGATCGTGGGAGAGACCAACCTGGCGGCGTTGGTGGCGGCCGACGCTTCGGCGCTGTACGCGCGCAACGTGCTCGACTTCCTCAAGCTGATCCTGGGCAAGGACGGGGGTGTCGTGATCGACCTGGAGGACGACATCGTCGCGGCCTGCCGCGTGGCGCAGGACGGCCAGGTCACCCGCAAGTAG
- a CDS encoding NAD(P)(+) transhydrogenase (Re/Si-specific) subunit beta, giving the protein MSMNVVTLLYLVASVCFIQALKGLSHPTTSIRGNLFGMSGMAIAVATTVALIHGQAAMLGVGFASGIAWVLAALVIGGGAGAFMAHKVEMTKMPELVAFMHSMIGLAAVFIGVAAVAEPWAFGITPPPVAAVAATATTTGAVLVDGVLRYAIPHGNRLELFLGAAIGAITFSGSVIAFGKLSGKYRFRLFQGAPVAFKGQHLLNLALGLLTVALGLVFVATERWDAFFAMLALAFVMGVLIIIPIGGADMPVVVSMLNSYSGWAAAGIGFSLNNAMLIVAGSLVGSSGAILSYIMCKAMNRSFFNVILGGFGGEAVTATAGGAAAVQRPVKSGSADDAAFVLANAETVVIVPGYGLAVARAQHAVKELAAKLTDKGITVKYAIHPVAGRMPGHMNVLLAEAEVPYDQVFEMEDINGEFGQADVAIILGANDVVNPAAHTKGSAIYGMPILEAYKAKTVIVNKRSMAAGYAGLDNELFYMDKTLMVFGDAKKVVEDMTKAIE; this is encoded by the coding sequence GTGAGCATGAACGTCGTCACGCTGCTCTACCTGGTGGCCAGCGTGTGCTTCATCCAGGCCTTGAAGGGCCTGTCGCATCCCACCACCTCCATCCGCGGCAACCTCTTCGGCATGAGCGGCATGGCCATCGCGGTGGCCACCACCGTCGCGCTCATCCACGGCCAGGCCGCGATGCTCGGGGTGGGCTTCGCCAGCGGCATCGCCTGGGTGCTCGCCGCGCTGGTGATCGGCGGCGGCGCGGGAGCCTTCATGGCCCACAAGGTCGAGATGACCAAGATGCCCGAGCTGGTGGCGTTCATGCACAGCATGATCGGTCTGGCGGCGGTGTTCATCGGGGTGGCGGCGGTGGCCGAGCCCTGGGCCTTCGGCATCACGCCGCCGCCGGTGGCGGCGGTGGCGGCCACGGCCACCACCACCGGCGCGGTGCTGGTGGACGGCGTGCTGCGCTACGCCATCCCCCACGGCAACCGCCTGGAGCTGTTCCTGGGCGCGGCCATCGGCGCGATCACCTTCAGCGGCTCGGTCATCGCCTTCGGCAAGCTCTCGGGCAAGTACCGCTTCCGCCTGTTCCAGGGCGCCCCCGTGGCCTTCAAGGGCCAGCACCTGCTCAACCTCGCGCTCGGGCTGCTGACGGTGGCGCTGGGCCTGGTCTTCGTGGCCACGGAACGCTGGGACGCGTTCTTCGCGATGCTCGCCCTGGCCTTCGTGATGGGGGTGCTCATCATCATCCCGATCGGCGGGGCGGACATGCCGGTGGTGGTCTCGATGCTCAACAGCTACTCGGGCTGGGCGGCCGCGGGCATCGGCTTCTCCCTGAACAACGCCATGCTGATCGTGGCGGGCTCGCTGGTGGGCAGCTCCGGGGCGATCCTCTCCTACATCATGTGCAAGGCGATGAACCGCAGCTTCTTCAACGTCATCCTGGGGGGCTTCGGGGGCGAGGCGGTGACTGCCACGGCCGGTGGCGCGGCGGCGGTGCAGCGCCCGGTCAAGAGCGGCAGCGCCGACGACGCGGCCTTCGTGCTGGCCAACGCCGAGACGGTGGTGATCGTGCCGGGCTACGGGCTGGCCGTGGCGCGCGCGCAGCACGCGGTCAAGGAGCTCGCGGCCAAGCTCACCGACAAGGGCATCACCGTGAAGTACGCCATCCATCCGGTGGCCGGGCGCATGCCCGGGCACATGAACGTGCTGCTGGCCGAGGCCGAGGTGCCCTACGACCAGGTCTTCGAGATGGAGGACATCAACGGCGAGTTCGGCCAGGCCGACGTGGCCATCATCCTGGGCGCCAACGACGTGGTCAACCCGGCCGCGCACACCAAGGGCAGCGCCATCTACGGCATGCCCATCCTGGAGGCCTACAAGGCCAAGACCGTCATTGTTAACAAACGCTCGATGGCCGCGGGCTATGCCGGCCTGGACAATGAGCTCTTCTACATGGACAAGACCCTCATGGTCTTCGGCGATGCCAAGAAGGTCGTCGAGGACATGACCAAGGCCATCGAGTGA